A part of Desulfomicrobium baculatum DSM 4028 genomic DNA contains:
- a CDS encoding SulP family inorganic anion transporter — protein sequence MSVRLLRFFPFLAWFPLSALTVRADLMAGITGALVLVPKAMAYAQLSGLPLYFGLYTAFVPAIVGALWGSSRQLATGPVAIVSLMTAAAVTPLAVSNTPEYIGFALLLTCLVGLVQLLLGVVKLGTIVNFVSHPVILGFMNAAAIIIGLSQLDLLLGIPKGRSDFFLGDVWEMLRLLPQTHLPTLGMTVFGLALILAIKRVPALAKASVLVAVVITIMVSAAIGYDQRGTAVLEDIATPQARELVVQYEENLRRMEQLGAEVAVLSARQRQAEKHDSVWMAAGLRHQTELAQLDMRSMERRHNELLRGLRQLRFVRPEGEETGLLYQWGSSPEGMRTDDRAWHIKSVDGGVMKLVGGGDVVGSVPAGLPALTFPTLSFDAVRQLLPSALIIALVAFMESISMAKAMASKARQHVDPNQELIGQGLANIGGSFFQAYPACGSFTGSAINMQAGAKTGLAMVFNGVFVAVTLVFFTPLLYHLPKAVLAVIIVMAVISLITPHAFVHTWKANRGDGVVALVTFAVTLLAAPHLDKGILTGAALSIGLYLYRSMAPRVAVLGRYTDGTLRDVSVHQTLATSTLVTVMRFDGSLYFANVTYFEDMVLKAVADHKDAKFLLVVGDAINSMDSSGEEMLQNLVGQLRETGVQIVFSGLKKQVLDVMRATGLFDRIGEENIFATECQALKDIFDRLGQDVEDDALFAYVKVMVC from the coding sequence ATGTCGGTCAGGCTTTTGCGATTCTTTCCCTTTCTCGCCTGGTTTCCGCTCAGCGCGCTGACCGTGCGGGCCGATCTCATGGCAGGCATAACCGGAGCCCTGGTGCTCGTGCCCAAGGCCATGGCCTATGCCCAGTTGTCCGGTCTGCCCCTCTATTTCGGCCTGTACACGGCCTTCGTGCCGGCCATTGTCGGGGCCTTGTGGGGATCTTCCCGGCAATTGGCCACGGGGCCGGTCGCCATCGTCTCGCTCATGACCGCCGCCGCCGTGACTCCGCTGGCGGTCTCGAACACGCCTGAATACATCGGCTTCGCACTCCTTTTGACCTGTCTGGTTGGTCTCGTGCAGCTCCTTTTGGGGGTGGTCAAGCTTGGAACCATCGTCAATTTCGTGTCCCATCCGGTCATTCTCGGGTTCATGAATGCGGCCGCGATCATCATCGGGTTGTCACAGCTGGACCTGTTGCTGGGTATTCCCAAAGGCCGCAGTGACTTTTTTCTGGGGGATGTCTGGGAGATGCTGCGCCTCCTTCCGCAGACCCATTTGCCGACCCTGGGGATGACCGTCTTCGGGCTGGCCCTCATCCTCGCGATCAAGAGGGTTCCGGCCTTGGCCAAAGCCAGCGTTCTTGTTGCGGTGGTCATCACCATCATGGTCAGCGCCGCCATCGGTTACGATCAGCGCGGGACCGCCGTGCTGGAAGACATCGCAACCCCCCAGGCCCGGGAGCTGGTGGTGCAGTATGAAGAGAATCTGCGGCGGATGGAACAGCTGGGCGCCGAGGTGGCCGTGCTTTCCGCGCGGCAGCGGCAGGCGGAAAAGCATGACTCCGTCTGGATGGCCGCCGGGCTGCGTCATCAGACCGAGCTTGCGCAACTGGACATGCGCTCCATGGAAAGGCGGCACAACGAGCTCCTCCGCGGCTTGCGGCAGCTGCGTTTCGTGCGTCCCGAGGGCGAGGAGACAGGCCTTCTTTACCAGTGGGGCTCTTCTCCGGAGGGCATGAGGACCGATGACCGCGCCTGGCATATCAAAAGCGTCGATGGCGGCGTCATGAAGCTGGTCGGCGGCGGGGATGTTGTCGGCTCGGTCCCGGCGGGGCTGCCGGCCCTGACTTTTCCGACGCTCAGTTTCGATGCGGTGCGGCAATTACTGCCTTCGGCCCTGATCATCGCCCTGGTCGCCTTCATGGAGTCCATCTCCATGGCCAAGGCCATGGCCAGCAAGGCCCGGCAGCATGTCGATCCCAATCAGGAGCTCATTGGCCAGGGTCTGGCCAACATTGGCGGGTCCTTTTTTCAGGCCTATCCGGCCTGCGGCTCCTTCACGGGTTCGGCCATCAACATGCAGGCCGGGGCAAAGACAGGGCTGGCCATGGTCTTCAATGGCGTCTTCGTGGCCGTAACCCTCGTGTTCTTCACGCCCCTGCTCTATCATCTGCCCAAAGCCGTGTTGGCCGTGATCATCGTCATGGCGGTAATCAGCCTGATCACGCCCCATGCCTTCGTGCACACCTGGAAGGCCAACCGGGGAGACGGCGTTGTCGCGCTGGTGACCTTTGCCGTGACGCTGCTCGCAGCGCCGCACCTGGACAAGGGCATCCTGACCGGCGCGGCCCTGTCCATCGGCCTCTACCTCTATCGTTCCATGGCTCCGCGCGTGGCGGTGCTCGGCCGCTATACTGACGGGACCCTGCGGGATGTCAGCGTGCACCAGACCCTGGCCACCTCGACCCTGGTCACGGTCATGCGCTTTGACGGCTCGCTGTATTTCGCCAATGTGACGTATTTCGAGGACATGGTGCTCAAAGCCGTGGCCGATCACAAGGACGCGAAGTTCCTGCTCGTGGTCGGGGACGCCATCAATTCCATGGATTCATCGGGAGAGGAGATGCTGCAGAATCTGGTGGGCCAGCTGCGCGAGACCGGAGTGCAGATCGTCTTTTCGGGGCTCAAGAAACAGGTGCTCGACGTGATGCGCGCCACCGGGCTTTTTGATCGCATCGGGGAAGAGAACATCTTCGCCACGGAGTGCCAGGCCTTAAAGGACATTTTCGACCGCCTGGGTCAGGACGTGGAAGACGACGCGCTTTTCGCCTACGTCAAGGTCATGGTCTGCTAG
- a CDS encoding universal stress protein — protein sequence MNRFSTSLLGEAKTLLLATDGSHFSDGALQEAIFFGQACAARLIVLHVVKVDVESLKSANAKVTRKQQEIAPYLEDVRKMARDSGVECETVVVGSSVPEHAIVEQARMREADVIIMGRHGRAGRLYLLVGSMTAKVIGLGFPMVLMLPKDFTMTGTHVLVAVDDSPNSRLAVDEALSLGMCCVTLERLTFVAVARRESGLPEARKMVEDICARGLERWPHLHFEAVAGVGHPSNIIVRAAEERAVDMIMIGGMVSGPLPRMFSGRVTKEVCGWAHCAVLVVTA from the coding sequence ATGAACCGCTTCTCCACCAGCCTCCTGGGTGAAGCCAAGACTCTGCTTCTGGCCACGGACGGTTCCCATTTCAGTGACGGGGCGCTGCAGGAGGCTATCTTTTTCGGCCAGGCCTGCGCCGCCCGTTTGATAGTCCTGCATGTGGTCAAAGTCGATGTCGAATCCCTCAAATCCGCCAACGCCAAGGTCACGCGCAAACAGCAGGAGATCGCTCCGTATCTGGAAGACGTTCGCAAGATGGCCAGGGACAGCGGGGTGGAGTGCGAAACAGTGGTGGTCGGGTCCTCGGTGCCTGAGCACGCCATCGTCGAGCAGGCCAGAATGCGCGAGGCCGATGTCATCATCATGGGCCGTCATGGCCGGGCCGGGCGGTTGTATCTCTTGGTGGGCAGCATGACCGCGAAGGTCATCGGGCTCGGGTTTCCCATGGTGCTCATGCTCCCCAAGGATTTCACGATGACCGGAACCCATGTGCTGGTGGCCGTGGACGATTCTCCGAACAGCCGCCTGGCCGTCGATGAGGCCCTAAGCCTCGGGATGTGCTGCGTGACCCTGGAGCGGCTGACCTTTGTGGCCGTCGCGCGGCGAGAGAGCGGTCTGCCCGAGGCCAGGAAAATGGTCGAGGACATCTGTGCCCGCGGCCTGGAGAGATGGCCGCACCTTCACTTCGAGGCCGTGGCCGGGGTCGGGCATCCCTCGAACATCATCGTGCGGGCCGCCGAAGAGCGCGCGGTGGACATGATCATGATCGGCGGCATGGTCTCGGGACCTCTGCCGAGGATGTTCAGCGGCCGGGTCACCAAGGAGGTCTGCGGTTGGGCGCATTGCGCGGTACTGGTAGTCACCGCCTAG
- a CDS encoding TrmO family methyltransferase domain-containing protein codes for MNPRVIGTVRSHLVSREQCPKYGDASMPPVWIELAPDFEPAATDLQVGDSILVLTWMHQGDQSVLRCHPQGNRELPMRGIFSTRSPDRPTPIGLHAVRILGREGLRLKVHPLEVIDGTPVIDIKPDNTPCPAQTEFSSLVNPDTGQAILTAGRDGWQRGLFAGFNGNVSIRQGERVVITATGSAKGHLSPKDLAVVDLSTGTPVSSVRASSEIAVHLEVYRNQPRAKAIVHTHPPKLLALSLRGEGPLLDLPLFEGRVFADKLTRVPAHRPGTVELAQAVGQASRDFEAVFMDNHGLVCWGDSMIQALGLSEELESLAGIAMTR; via the coding sequence ATGAACCCTCGCGTCATCGGCACCGTTCGCTCCCATCTCGTAAGCCGCGAGCAGTGCCCCAAATACGGCGATGCCTCGATGCCTCCGGTCTGGATTGAACTGGCTCCGGATTTTGAACCCGCAGCCACGGACCTGCAGGTCGGAGACTCCATTCTGGTCCTGACCTGGATGCACCAGGGCGACCAGAGCGTGCTGCGCTGCCACCCTCAGGGAAACCGCGAACTGCCCATGCGCGGCATCTTCTCGACCCGCTCCCCGGACCGCCCCACGCCCATAGGCCTGCATGCGGTGCGCATCCTCGGCCGCGAGGGACTGCGCCTCAAAGTGCATCCCCTGGAGGTCATCGACGGTACCCCCGTCATCGACATCAAGCCCGACAACACCCCCTGCCCGGCCCAAACCGAATTCTCATCCCTGGTAAATCCCGACACGGGCCAGGCCATCCTAACGGCCGGCCGCGACGGCTGGCAGCGCGGCCTCTTCGCCGGATTCAACGGCAACGTGAGCATACGCCAGGGAGAACGCGTCGTGATCACGGCGACAGGCAGTGCCAAAGGGCATCTCTCCCCTAAGGACCTGGCCGTGGTCGACCTGTCCACGGGAACACCCGTGTCATCGGTGCGGGCCTCATCGGAAATTGCCGTGCATCTTGAGGTCTATCGTAATCAGCCCCGGGCAAAGGCCATCGTGCACACCCACCCGCCAAAGCTTCTGGCTCTGTCCCTGCGCGGCGAGGGTCCTCTGCTTGACCTCCCGCTCTTTGAAGGCCGGGTCTTCGCCGACAAGCTGACCCGCGTGCCCGCCCACCGGCCCGGCACTGTGGAACTGGCCCAGGCCGTGGGCCAGGCCAGCCGGGACTTCGAAGCCGTGTTCATGGACAACCACGGACTGGTCTGTTGGGGGGACTCCATGATCCAGGCGCTGGGACTCTCCGAAGAACTGGAGAGCCTGGCCGGGATCGCGATGACGCGCTAA
- a CDS encoding DEAD/DEAH box helicase gives MTTFSELGLSELSIQALSRKGFEEPTPIQIKTIPAVLTGDSDIVAQAQTGTGKTAAFGLPLLEMLDPDVRTVQALVLAPTRELAIQVAEEVNSLRGGRTINVAPIYGGQSMEIQLRSLKKGVSVVVGTPGRVLDHLRRGSLNLSGIRFLILDEADEMLNMGFLDDVLEIMEQTATEKRTMLFSATMPPEILRIAKKYMGDYQIIKAVSEQLTATQTDQIYFEVAMSDKFEALCRIIDMEPDFYGLVFTRTKIDADAVSQRLMERGYEADTLHGDMSQSLREKMLIKFKKKLVTILVATDVAARGIDVHDLTHVINFDLPHDPEAYVHRIGRTGRAGKQGIAITFITPSEYRRLQFISKHARTDIRKARLPKVADVIDMKKGRIRAELQEIMTTEPELEFMGMAQELLDQSKPRETLAALLQYMFQEELDASNYKEIGDAFVVDKTGKSRLFVTQGRKDGLTPKRLLTFLGDKCNIPPKKIWDIQIMETFAFVSLPFQDAERVLAMFNKGKGTELAFTKAKARPSAPAPRR, from the coding sequence ATGACTACATTTTCTGAATTAGGCTTATCCGAACTGAGTATCCAGGCCCTGTCCCGCAAGGGTTTTGAAGAACCGACTCCCATCCAGATCAAGACCATCCCGGCCGTACTGACGGGCGACAGCGACATCGTGGCCCAGGCCCAGACCGGCACGGGCAAGACCGCGGCCTTTGGCCTGCCGCTGCTCGAAATGCTGGATCCGGACGTCCGGACGGTGCAGGCGCTGGTCCTCGCCCCCACCCGCGAACTGGCCATCCAGGTCGCGGAGGAAGTCAACTCCCTGCGTGGCGGCAGGACCATCAACGTCGCTCCCATCTACGGCGGCCAGTCCATGGAGATTCAGCTCCGGAGCCTCAAGAAAGGCGTGTCGGTGGTTGTCGGGACGCCGGGCCGGGTGCTCGACCATCTGCGCCGGGGCAGCCTGAACCTCTCCGGCATCCGCTTTCTCATTCTCGACGAGGCGGACGAGATGCTGAACATGGGCTTTCTGGACGACGTGCTGGAGATCATGGAGCAGACGGCCACCGAAAAGCGCACCATGCTTTTCTCCGCGACCATGCCGCCTGAAATCCTGCGCATCGCCAAAAAATACATGGGCGACTATCAGATCATCAAGGCTGTCTCCGAGCAGCTCACGGCCACCCAGACCGACCAGATCTACTTCGAGGTCGCCATGAGCGACAAATTCGAGGCCCTGTGCCGAATCATCGACATGGAGCCGGACTTCTACGGGCTTGTCTTCACCCGCACCAAGATCGACGCCGACGCCGTGTCCCAGCGTCTGATGGAACGCGGCTACGAGGCCGACACCCTGCACGGCGACATGTCCCAGAGCCTGCGCGAAAAGATGCTGATCAAATTCAAAAAGAAGCTGGTCACGATCCTGGTCGCCACCGACGTGGCCGCGCGCGGCATCGACGTGCACGACCTGACCCACGTCATCAATTTCGATCTGCCCCACGATCCGGAAGCCTATGTCCACCGCATTGGACGCACCGGCCGAGCAGGCAAGCAGGGCATCGCCATCACCTTCATCACGCCCTCGGAGTACCGCCGCCTGCAGTTCATCAGCAAGCACGCCCGCACGGACATCCGCAAGGCGCGGCTGCCCAAGGTCGCCGATGTCATCGACATGAAAAAAGGACGCATCCGGGCGGAGCTGCAGGAGATCATGACCACGGAACCGGAGCTTGAGTTCATGGGCATGGCCCAGGAGCTCCTCGACCAGAGCAAGCCCCGCGAAACCCTGGCCGCCCTCTTGCAGTACATGTTCCAGGAAGAGCTGGACGCCTCCAACTACAAGGAGATCGGCGACGCCTTTGTGGTGGACAAGACGGGCAAATCCCGCCTGTTCGTGACCCAGGGCCGCAAGGATGGACTGACGCCCAAGCGGCTGCTGACCTTCCTGGGCGACAAGTGCAACATCCCGCCCAAGAAAATCTGGGACATCCAGATCATGGAAACCTTCGCCTTTGTTTCATTGCCCTTCCAGGATGCCGAGAGGGTCCTGGCGATGTTCAACAAGGGCAAAGGCACCGAGCTTGCCTTCACCAAGGCCAAAGCCCGGCCCAGCGCCCCGGCCCCCAGAAGATAG